A single region of the Sus scrofa isolate TJ Tabasco breed Duroc chromosome 17, Sscrofa11.1, whole genome shotgun sequence genome encodes:
- the MGME1 gene encoding LOW QUALITY PROTEIN: mitochondrial genome maintenance exonuclease 1 (The sequence of the model RefSeq protein was modified relative to this genomic sequence to represent the inferred CDS: substituted 1 base at 1 genomic stop codon) — translation MATTSDTRGKWEKKNLKMKAFQTICRQLKSSKGFSVEPASHVVFSTSSYLCGRKKKVNPYEEVDQEKYSDLVKSVLSFRGHAQTPESLFKEDALLYGPVSKCKASKQEEEAGVPQNWFPLFNPEKSVKPTATSDPTIPLKIPLQRNMIPSVTRVLQQTMTSEQISCLERWKQRMILQLGEDGFAEYTSNMFLQGKQFHEALESILSPQGNLKERDKNLDSGYVQSVQHVLKDVSGVRAVESAVQHETLNYIGLLDCVADYQXGQLCVIDWKTSEKPKPYIRNTFDNPLQVVAYVGAINHDSNYSFQVQCGLIVVAYKDGSPAHPHFMNAELCSRYWAKWLLRLEEYTKKEKNQDIQKPH, via the exons ATGGCGACGACCTCTGAC ACTAGagggaagtgggaaaaaaaaaatctaaagatgaAGGCATTTCAGACCATCTGCAGGCAGCTTAAAAGTTCAAAGGGGTTTTCTGTAGAACCAGCCTCCCATGTGGTTTTCTCCACTTCCTCTTATTTGTGTGGCCGGAAGAAAAAAGTGAACCCCTATGAAGAAGTGGACCAAGAAAAGTACTCTGATTTAGTAAAGTCTGTCTTGTCATTCAGAGGCCATGCTCAGACTCCAGAATCATTGTTTAAGGAAGATGCTTTACTCTATGGACCTGTGAGTAAGTGTAAGGCCTCAAAGcaagaagaggaagcaggagtTCCACAAAACTGGTTTCCTCTCTTCAATCCAGAGAAAAGTGTAAAACCAACTGCAACAAGTGATCCTACAATTCCTTTGAAAATCCCTTTGCAAAGGAATATGATACCAAGTGTGACCCGAGTCCTTCAGCAGACCATGACATCGGAACAGATTTCCTGTTTGGAGAGGTGGAAACAGCGCATGATTTTGCAACTGGGAGAAGATGGCTTTGCAGAATATACTTCAA acATGTTTTTACAAGGGAAACAGTTTCATGAAGCCTTGGAGAGCATACTTTCACCCCAGGGGAActtaaaagagagagataaaaatcTCGACTCTGGCTATGTCCAAAGTGTCCAGCACGTTTTGAAAGATGTCAGTGGAGTGCGGGCTGTTGAAAGTGCTGTTCAACACGAGACCCTCAATTATATAGGTCTGCTGGACTGTGTGGCTGATTATCAGTAA GGGCAACTGTGTGTGATTGACTGGAAGACATCGGAGAAACCAAAACCTTACATCCGAAATACATTTGACAACCCACTGCAAGTCGTGGCATATGTCGGTGCCATAAACCATGACTCCAACTACAGCTTTCAG GTTCAGTGTGGCTTGATCGTGGTGGCCTACAAAGATGGGTCCCCTGCCCACCCACATTTCATGAACGCGGAGCTCTGTTCCCGGTACTGGGCAAAGTGGCTTCTTCGACTAGAAGAATATACGAAGAAGGAAAAGAACCAGGATATTCAGAAACCACATTAG